GCCATGGCCTGCGGTTTGCCTATCGTGGCGTCCGACGTCCCCGGCATCCGGAATCTCCTTTCCGGCCCTGAGCGCCTGGGTTGTCTGGTGTGTGACCAAGATGCCGGAGAATTCGCCAGGAATATATTGAAACTTGTTTCCGAGGCGGCTACGGCCAGAGAAATGGGAGCCGTCGCTCGGCGAATTGCCGAGGAGAAGTACAGTTATGAACGAATGTCCCGCTGCTATGCCGAACTCATCGACCGGCTTCAGAAATAAAGTGTTTTCCCCGGATCACTTGGGGCTTGGATGGAGGCGGGTGATCGGATGAGGATTGCTTTAATAACCACCTGTCTTGAGGTCGGCGGCGCGGAGCGGGTTGTTACCAGCCTCGCCGATTCATTTGTGCAACGGGGGCATGAGGTTCTGATCGTCTTCCTCACGGGGGAGGCCATCATTCTGCCCAAGGACAAGAAGGTTCGCGTCGTCGGCCTGGGGCTGAACTCCTTCGGCACCCTCTTCAGCGCCTATGTGAGGCTGCGGGGGTTACTGGCCGCCTTCAGGCCCGATGTCGTGCACAGTCATCTGTTTCATTCCAATATTCTGGCGCGGCTGATACGAATCTCCTTACGCGTTCCGCTTTTGATCTCCAGCGTCCACAATACGGTCGAGGGGGGACGTCTGCGAATGCTCGCCTATCGGCTCACCGACGGGCTTACTGACATTTCAACAAACGTGAGTCATGAAGCGGTTTCGTCTTTTGTAGAAAAAAAAGCTGTCAATGAAAACCGCATGGTAGCGATCCATAACGGAATCTCTACAGAAGAATTCCGGTTCTGCGGTGCGGCCAGGGCTGAACTGCGCCGGGCACTCGGGATCGATAAGGATTGCAAACTGATCGTCGCCGTGGGCAAGCTGTCGGAGCAGAAGGACTACCCGAATCTTTTCAACGCCCTCAAGCGTCTTGATCCGGAGACCGTCCGCTTTCAGGCATTTGTCGTTGGCGAAGGGCCGCTGAAAGTGGAGCTTGAAGACAAAATTGACTCACTGGGCCTTCGTGATCGGGTCCGGCTACTCGGCGTGAGGCATGACGTCCCGAGGCTGATGTCGGCGGCGGACGTTTTCGTCCTTCCTTCTGCCTGGGAAGGATTTGGCTTGGTCGTCGCTGAAGCAATGGCCTGCCAGCGGGTAGTGGTTGCCACGGACTGCGGTGGAGTTAAGGAAGTCTTGGGGGATGCCGGATACCTTGTCCCCCCGAGGCAGGCCAAGGGCCTCAGGGATGCACTTCATGCCGCGCTGAATTTGTCCGCAATCGACAGTGCCGAGATGGGACGGAAAGCAAGAAGGCGCGTTCAAGAACTCTATTCAATTGAAGCCGCTGTTGACAAGTGGTTGAATCTTTATACCCGATCTTAGGCTTTATCTGGACGGAGGAATTTCGCTGAATGTGGCCATACTGGATCATGTTTATGCTGCCGGCTGCGGCAAGCCTGCACAATCGCTGGGCGATCGACAGCTCTATCATGAGCCGGCGGTCGCAACAGAGAGGTGCCTGGTTCTGGGCCGTTGCACTGCTGACATTATTGATCGGCTATCGCATCGAGGTAGGGGGCGACTGGTGGAACTATCTGCGCAATTTTGAAAACATGACCGATCGGAGCCTAGTCGAAGCGCTTGCAATGGGCGATCCGGGCTATCGACTCCTGGAATGGATAAGTCATGAAGCCGGTTGGGGCATTCTGGGCGTTAACCTGATAGGTGCCATTCTTTTTTCTGTGGGACTTGCTGTTTTCTGTCGCAGCCTGCCCCGGCCCTGGTTGGCCCTGGCAATAGCCGTACCCTACATGGTCATTGTTATAGCCATGGGTTATACTCGCCAGGGTATCGCCATCGGATTAGCGATGATCGGTCTGGTGCTGCTCGGACATCAGTCCGTGCGTGGCTTTGTCTTCTGGGTTTTGTTTGCCGCCGTTTTCCATAAATCGGCCGTGCTGCTGCTGCCTATTGCCGCGTTGGCCGCCACCAGACGCAAGATTTGGACAGCTGTATGGATCTCAATAGTGGTAGTGGGGGCGTACCTCGCCATGTTGGAGAAATCGGTTGACGATCTCTATACAAACTATGTCCTGGCCGGCTACCAGTCGCAAGGTGCCTTGATTCGTCTTGTAATGAATGCCATGCCTGCTGCCATTCTGCTTATCTGGAGGCAGCGCTTCCAGATGACACTTTCTCAAATGCGATTATGGGTATGGTGTTCCATCATCTCTCTGGGACTGCTGGGATTGTACTTTGCCAGCCCCTCCAGCACCGCGATCGATCGCGTAGCCCTTCTGATGCTTCCAGTGCAACTGGCGGTCTTTTCCCATGTCCCAGAGGTCTTCGGAGCAAAGCGCAGCAGTAACATTCTATTTGTACTGGCAGTACTGCTGTATTATGCACTGGTGCAGTTCGTCTGGCTCAATTACGCCACTCATGCCTATGCGTGGCTGCCTTATCAGAACTGGCTGTTTATATAAACCCGATGCC
The window above is part of the Desulfuromonas sp. TF genome. Proteins encoded here:
- a CDS encoding glycosyltransferase — translated: MEAGDRMRIALITTCLEVGGAERVVTSLADSFVQRGHEVLIVFLTGEAIILPKDKKVRVVGLGLNSFGTLFSAYVRLRGLLAAFRPDVVHSHLFHSNILARLIRISLRVPLLISSVHNTVEGGRLRMLAYRLTDGLTDISTNVSHEAVSSFVEKKAVNENRMVAIHNGISTEEFRFCGAARAELRRALGIDKDCKLIVAVGKLSEQKDYPNLFNALKRLDPETVRFQAFVVGEGPLKVELEDKIDSLGLRDRVRLLGVRHDVPRLMSAADVFVLPSAWEGFGLVVAEAMACQRVVVATDCGGVKEVLGDAGYLVPPRQAKGLRDALHAALNLSAIDSAEMGRKARRRVQELYSIEAAVDKWLNLYTRS
- a CDS encoding EpsG family protein: MWPYWIMFMLPAAASLHNRWAIDSSIMSRRSQQRGAWFWAVALLTLLIGYRIEVGGDWWNYLRNFENMTDRSLVEALAMGDPGYRLLEWISHEAGWGILGVNLIGAILFSVGLAVFCRSLPRPWLALAIAVPYMVIVIAMGYTRQGIAIGLAMIGLVLLGHQSVRGFVFWVLFAAVFHKSAVLLLPIAALAATRRKIWTAVWISIVVVGAYLAMLEKSVDDLYTNYVLAGYQSQGALIRLVMNAMPAAILLIWRQRFQMTLSQMRLWVWCSIISLGLLGLYFASPSSTAIDRVALLMLPVQLAVFSHVPEVFGAKRSSNILFVLAVLLYYALVQFVWLNYATHAYAWLPYQNWLFI